A stretch of the Leishmania infantum JPCM5 genome chromosome 30 genome encodes the following:
- a CDS encoding putative DNAJ domain protein, with protein sequence MGAGAASVAPEPTGGPEASPRSVRSNTLYAVLNVSHTATLEEITAAYRKLALVYHPDRPNGLQWKFQEIQRAYEVLSQKDARAKYDILLRGKLAMQNFKRPPPLESVLQPVYALLADGAFYEFEAAPSKLKCSFHYGDGIQFNSDCGSFIGLAGDGFIYWTISGRGFASRLCKAGSTFALSSVRVMYRSNMGLLKMPLKRSSLRSSHTSRPAGSAGGKRAVRGSTGDAGPSERASSATCARAAKTSEADRIKKALLNKERSRNLKRRMEMLKEEETEERNYLQQDLWGQFSSLHTTAEAAFRCTLQGAAVPVEMALWMGYKSPEEVMLRSSDACSSPLLAEQVSLQASSLWVDPLQSDYYSDDEMLREACDGNKEDSRHCINNGGDVAARHKPDGADSSPCSSQPRPTSDAAPDGDAFRGRSATAPESHSPILHRFNNGAAAVSGTSDGAEVAEKQIVASPSTPPPCPISPIESSGEAAPLHPTSDSYVPPTSQPSCAANVPVAKLAAQEEAPLTGLQSNRQPHSSGLYTSAESGEPASSSLGVSSRAIGKTVKAVARAKRGVVMSDSAAALPSRNVGVKDERSLRAGSKAATVSSGASPQKVSVTGTPAGEFSKDRKACPPLPRRKNNGGGVGDAMLPVRLGSILQEKPERSAKGNNAVLSNKNLVPKEKEQTRPRWMMATEAYARRANLPLENSLNATTQSSSFCHEASRAYNSLTADQLFEEERAFMESFSKTKRII encoded by the coding sequence ATGGGTGCTGGGGCCGCTTCGGTGGCCCCCGAGCCAACTGGCGGCCCCGAGGCATCCCCGCGAAGTGTGCGCAGCAACACCCTCTATGCCGTGCTCAACGTCTCTCACACCGCGACTTTGGAGGAGATTACAGCAGCTTACCGCAAGCTTGCCCTTGTGTACCATCCTGACCGCCCAAACGGCTTGCAGTGGAAGTTCCAAGAGATTCAGCGCGCCTACGAGGTTCTCAGTCAGAAGGATGCGCGCGCCAAGTACGACATCCTACTGAGAGGAAAACTCGCCATGCAGAACTTTAAGCGTCCGCCCCCGCTAgagtcggtgctgcagcctGTCTACGCGCTgctcgccgacggcgccttcTACGAGTTTGAGGCGGCGCCCAGCAAGCTCAAGTGCAGCTTTCACTACGGCGACGGCATTCAGTTCAACAGCGACTGCGGCAGCTTCATCGGgctcgccggcgacggcTTCATATATTGGACCATCAGCGGGCGTGGGTTTGCTTCGCGGCTGTGCAAGGCAGGCAGCACTTTTGCCCTCTCCAGCGTTCGCGTCATGTATCGTAGCAACATGGGGCTGCTCAAGATGCCACTAAAGCGCTCGTCTTTGCGGTCTTCCCACACCAGTCGCCCCGCCGGCTCTGCTGGCGGCAAGCGGGCTGTGAGAGGCAGCACCGGCGATGCTGGGCCCtcggagagagcgagcagcgccacctgtgcgcgcgctgccaaAACGTCCGAGGCGGATCGCATCAAGAAGGCGTTGCTGAACAAGGAACGAAGCCGCAATTTGAAGAGGCGGATGGAGATGCTtaaggaggaggagacagaGGAGCGCAATTATCTCCAACAGGATCTGTGGGGGCAGTTCAGCTCGTTGCACAcgacggcagaggcggcgttTCGGTGTACGCTGcaaggcgccgctgtgccggtGGAGATGGCGCTTTGGATGGGCTATAAGTCTCCGGAGGAGGTGATGCTGCGCTCATCTGATGCATGCAGCTCGCCATTGCTTGCCGAGCAGGTGTCGCTGCAGGCCTCCTCGTTGTGGGTAGACCCGCTGCAAAGCGACTACTACAGCGACGACGAAATGCTGCGGGAGGCTTGCGACGGCAACAAGGAAGACAGCAGACATTGCATTAACAACGGCGGAGACGTCGCCGCGCGTCACAAGCCTGACGGCGCCGACAGCTCGCCTTGCTCTTCGCAGCCCAGGCCAACttccgacgcagcgccagaTGGTGACGCCTTCCGCGGGCgttcggcgacggcaccggaGTCGCACTCACCGATTCTGCATCGCTTCAACaacggtgcggctgctgtcaGTGGAACTTCTGATGGGGCGGAAGTGGCAGAAAAACAAATAGTTGCATCCCCgtccacgccgccaccgtgcccAATATCACCGATAGAGTCGTCAGGTGAAGCCGCCCCGCTGCACCCCACAAGTGACTCATACGTCCCTCCCACCTCGCAACCGTCTTGTGCCGCGAATGTACCGGTAGCGAAGCTtgcagcgcaggaggaggcgccaCTGACCGGCTTGCAGAGCAACCGTCAGCCTCACTCTAGTGGACTGTACACCAGCGCAGAGTCGGGTGAGCCCGCTTCGTCTTCCCTCGGCGTTTCCTCGCGGGCGATTGGAAAGACCGTGAAGGCGGTGGCCCGAGCGAAGAGAGGTGTCGTAATGAGCGActccgcagctgcactcCCTTCTCGGAACGTCGGCGTTAAGGATGAGCGTTCCCTGAGGGCTGGCTCAAAGGCGGCGACCGTCTCCTCGGGCGCCAGCCCGCAGAAGGTTTCTGTCACCGGGACACCGGCCGGAGAGTTCAGCAAGGACCGCAAAGCTTGCCCGCCGCTTCCAAGACGAAAaaacaacggcggcggcgttggagATGCGATGCTGCCGGTGAGGTTAGGGTCCATTCTTCAGGAGAAGCCGGAGCGGAGTGCGAAAGGCAATAATGCGGTTCTGAGCAACAAGAATCTCGTGccgaaggaaaaggagcagACAAGACCACGGTGGATGATGGCGACCGAGGCCTACGCGCGCCGTGCAAACTTGCCGCTGGAAAACTCCCTCAACGCGACAACGCAGAGCTCCTCGTTCTGTCATGAGGCCAGTCGAGCGTACAATAGCTTGACCGCTGATCAACTTTttgaggaggagcgggcTTTCATGGAGTCTTTTTCTAAGACGAAGCGTATCATCTGA
- a CDS encoding putative protein kinase produces the protein MAHLFFTGACAAAAVLPTSDREEVSPVWSIYDDYCCSASQNAEVNDPQVEGGGVGNCGGTALPRLPLISGPVPSMTLKGAQLKKEAPIRRGAQGAVYSALDVATSAPAEDENAKGLFSQEACRGHDGEEQVADGGQRPARRGRRVAVKRIFIQASDFGARDISATVLREVTLHRFVSEKQAACLAAAGTSYSTASASDATARAEDDQGQALCNLIDDSARVIHLYRVVEAPHKEMCLVMELAATNLEQVVFPHGARGAQRGDGAGGYMRKPGVVSLFGSSASIGVGGGLGLSSASLSTAPDAATADAGPQASPPSPPPSRMPLVRYVMRRLLRLVCFLHETCRVVHRDLKLSNVLVSKDAGLRLGDFGSARFIPPLRSATKTGCENSPSVLKPPAAPAGQREHLLCTPPSIRTTLHYRPPEALLGDQVCRTAADVWALGVIFAQLLLQKGLFRSESELDLLGGIQKLLGMPTYSAPPSWLGAPPVPGPPRDRESAAHIPAPQASLPYKFHAGVVPADGLDLLSRMLHQQPECRITAREALQHPFLNLEGLSALATHDDDERGRVLWEERVATVLREQATGPIYGMGRGERRPMLISLADNEDEEDQEDDEDGAAPFCVDLGGCTSY, from the coding sequence ATGGCGCATCTCTTCTTCAcaggcgcatgcgcagcagcagctgtacTGCCCACCAGCGACCGCGAAGAGGTGTCACCGGTGTGGTCGATCTACGACGACTACTGCTGTAGCGCCTCGCAGAATGCTGAGGTGAACGATCCACAAgtggagggtggaggggtgGGCAACTGTGGAGGCACAGCACTGCCCCGGCTTCCCCTCATCTCGGGCCCTGTGCCATCCATGACGTTGAAAGGCGCTCAGCTGAAGAAAGAGGCGCCGATTCGCCGGGGTGCCCAGGGGGCCGTATACTCTGCCCTCGACGTAGCCACCAGCGCACCTGCGGAGGACGAGAACGCCAAGGGGCTTTTTTCGCAAGAGGCCTGCAGAGGGCATGATGGCGAAGAGCAGGTTGCAGATGGCGGACAAaggccggcgcggcgcggtcGCCGTGTTGCCGTAAAGCGCATTTTTATTCAGGCAAGCGACTTCGGAGCACGCGACATCTCCGCAACGGTGCTGCGTGAGGTAACGCTGCATCGCTTTGTGAGCGAGAAGCAAGCTGCGTGCCTTGCGGCAGCGGGCACTTCTTATTCTACTGCTTCAgcctccgacgccacggCGCGTGCGGAGGACGATCAAGGTCAGGCACTCTGTAATCTCATCGACGACTCTGCGCGAGTCATTCACCTCTACCGTGTTGTGGAGGCCCCGCACAAGGAGATGTGCCTTGTGATGGAACTCGCGGCAACGAACCTGGAGCAGGTCGTGTTTCCGCACGGCGCCCGCGGTGCCCAGAggggcgatggcgccggAGGCTACATGCGGAAGCCCGGCGTGGTCTCCCTCTTTGGTTCCTCTGCCTCTAttggtgtcggcggcggtCTGGGCctgtcctccgcctcgctgtctACAGCGCCCGACGCTGCAACGGCAGATGCGGGCCCGcaggcgtcgccgccctctccgccacctTCCCGAATGCCGCTCGTGCGCTACGTGATGCGCCGCCTGCTACGCCTCGTATGTTTCCTACACGAGACGTGCCGTGTGGTGCATCGAGACCTGAAACTGAGCAATGTGCTGGTGTCGAAGGACGCTGGGCTTCGCCTCGGTGACTTTGGGTCGGCACGCTTCATTCCGCCCTTGCGCTCGGCGACGAAGACCGGGTGTGAGAACTCTCCGTCTGTCCTCAAGCCTCCTGCGGCACCTGCGGGCCAGCGTGAGCACCTCCTGTGCACACCTCCATCGATACGCACAACACTCCACTATCGACCCCCCGAGGCTCTCCTCGGAGACCAGGTgtgccgcaccgcggcagaTGTGTGGGCGCTAGGTGTGATCTTTGcgcagttgctgctgcagaagggCTTGTTCCGTTCTGAGAGCGAGTTAGACCTGCTGGGGGGCATTCAGAAGCTTCTCGGAATGCCAACGTAcagcgcgccgccttcgtggctcggcgcgccgccggtACCCGGCCCGCCGAGGGACAGGGAATCCGCTGCGCACATTCCCGCCCCGCAGGCAAGTCTTCCGTACAAGTTCCACGCCGGCGTCGTACCCGCTGATGGGCTGGACCTGCTGTCGCGGATGCTGCACCAGCAACCCGAGTGCCGCATCACCGCTCGCGAAGCACTACAGCACCCTTTTCTGAACCTCGAGGGCCTATCTGCGTTGGCTACAcatgacgacgacgagagagggcgagtgttgtgggaggagagagtggcgacggtgctgcgtgaGCAGGCGACGGGGCCCATCTACGGTATGGGACGAGGTGAGCGGCGGCCCATGCTCATAAGTCTCGCTGATAacgaggacgaagaggatcaagaggacgacgaggacggcgccgccccgTTCTGCGTTGACCTGGGCGGGTGCACATCATACTAA